A portion of the Oxynema aestuarii AP17 genome contains these proteins:
- a CDS encoding response regulator produces MSSPEFPSSPARRLNLLYITSLSVVAIVSVAGNLFVDRAIRSQAPYSQAINIAGRQRMLSQKLSKNALAVEVARTTDREIPTDLDGFQTALDQFRQAHQGLQQGDPQLRLQGNPSDRIGQAFNEVEPDYQVLVQSAQELIDLLARSPATTTDEQVGALVRQILDREDDFLAGMETIVALYEGEARSQLAQLQRLQNLLLAVILCVLLLEAFAIFRPTVRQLRNYIDESIEARERSAEQLSELEESNERLDNALQVAYSATRLKSEFLANISHELRTPMNAVMGMTRLLLDTPLNPEQQDLTETILDSSETLLATIEDLLDLSELEAGRMVLNLQPCDLRQCVEKTLALVAPEAARKSLNLAYQMDETTPRVAIADVRRLQQILLNLLGNAIKFTEVGEVSVSITAEEMGNWSWSAGHLLAQLARPEKSGAEAENPTYYEIHFAVKDTGIGIPPEKTHRLFRSFSQVDGSTTRSHGGTGLGLAISKRLSELMGGRMWVESEVGVGSTFGFAIAVPEVQKSPQVYERGEDPRLAGKTIALLVSNTTNREILRDRATGWGMNVRVATSAAEVDRGLEGGDRLDGAIVEVGSDTSNGEALWRQLQQQQPDLPLLLLGFPSQLDGKLAGDRFFPLYKPLGLESSYWALVGAIAREKPPVDLRAPSKDSPTPQFDPKVAAAIGDLSVRRLDAEFARRIPLRILVAEDNAVNRKVVLKLLERLGYVADAVGDGVEAVEAVKKDAYDAILMDVQMPRMSGIEATRAIVREFDADRRPRIIALTAGAMEGDRAQCLAAGMDDYLSKPVRVEALQTALERLLFPVVQDALDGTVPPSSAPSSASSPSVEAVPEAIAPSYIPTVDLKRLTRLRYELQAPGEPDVVTELIEMFLEDTIPLLKNIREALEQNNPEALKEAAHTLKGSSGNLGAVALSGMCKTIQLKAAEGYLDGIQEDITNLETEFLRVKKVLETQKIEG; encoded by the coding sequence ATGTCCTCGCCAGAGTTCCCCTCTTCTCCCGCTCGTCGGCTCAACCTACTCTACATCACCTCTCTGAGTGTCGTGGCGATCGTGTCGGTCGCGGGCAATCTTTTCGTCGATCGCGCGATTCGGTCTCAAGCGCCCTATTCTCAAGCAATTAACATTGCCGGACGCCAGCGAATGCTCAGTCAAAAATTGAGCAAAAACGCTCTCGCCGTCGAAGTTGCGCGCACGACCGACCGGGAAATCCCCACGGATCTCGACGGCTTCCAAACCGCCTTAGACCAATTCCGACAAGCCCATCAGGGATTGCAGCAAGGGGATCCCCAACTGCGTTTGCAAGGGAACCCGAGCGATCGCATCGGTCAAGCCTTTAACGAGGTCGAACCGGACTATCAAGTTCTCGTGCAAAGCGCTCAAGAACTGATCGACCTGCTCGCTCGATCGCCCGCCACGACCACCGACGAACAAGTCGGCGCCCTCGTTCGCCAAATCCTCGATCGCGAAGACGACTTTCTCGCCGGAATGGAAACCATCGTCGCCCTTTACGAAGGCGAAGCGCGATCGCAACTGGCTCAACTGCAACGGCTTCAAAACTTACTCCTCGCCGTGATTCTGTGCGTTCTCCTCTTAGAAGCCTTCGCGATCTTCCGCCCTACCGTGCGACAATTACGCAATTACATCGACGAATCGATCGAAGCGCGAGAACGAAGCGCCGAGCAACTGAGCGAACTCGAAGAAAGCAACGAGCGACTCGATAACGCTTTGCAAGTAGCGTACTCGGCGACGCGGCTCAAATCGGAATTTCTCGCCAATATCAGTCACGAACTGCGAACGCCGATGAATGCGGTGATGGGAATGACGCGGTTGTTGTTGGATACCCCGCTCAATCCGGAACAACAAGATTTGACCGAAACTATTCTCGACAGTTCCGAAACCCTGCTGGCGACGATCGAGGATTTGCTCGACTTGTCCGAACTCGAAGCGGGCCGAATGGTTCTCAATTTGCAACCGTGCGACTTGCGCCAGTGCGTTGAAAAAACCCTGGCCCTGGTGGCGCCGGAAGCAGCCCGCAAGTCGCTCAATTTGGCCTATCAGATGGACGAGACCACGCCGAGGGTAGCGATCGCCGACGTCCGTCGCTTGCAGCAAATTTTGCTAAATTTACTCGGCAATGCGATTAAATTTACGGAAGTTGGCGAAGTTAGCGTCAGCATAACGGCGGAGGAGATGGGCAATTGGTCCTGGTCCGCCGGACATCTGCTCGCGCAACTGGCGCGCCCGGAGAAGTCCGGCGCTGAGGCAGAAAATCCAACCTATTATGAAATTCACTTTGCGGTTAAAGATACTGGAATCGGCATTCCACCGGAGAAGACCCACCGCCTGTTTCGCTCGTTTTCGCAGGTGGACGGCTCGACCACCCGTTCTCACGGCGGAACGGGATTGGGACTGGCAATTTCCAAGCGCTTGAGCGAGTTGATGGGCGGTCGCATGTGGGTAGAAAGTGAGGTCGGGGTCGGTTCGACCTTCGGCTTTGCGATCGCGGTGCCGGAAGTCCAAAAATCGCCGCAAGTTTACGAACGCGGCGAAGATCCGAGGTTGGCGGGGAAAACGATCGCGCTGTTGGTGTCTAATACTACCAATCGCGAGATTTTGCGCGATCGCGCCACCGGATGGGGGATGAACGTGCGCGTGGCCACCAGTGCGGCGGAAGTCGATCGAGGATTGGAAGGCGGCGATCGCCTCGATGGGGCGATCGTCGAAGTGGGCTCGGACACGAGCAATGGGGAAGCCTTATGGCGACAATTGCAGCAGCAACAGCCCGATCTTCCCCTCTTGCTGCTCGGTTTTCCCTCGCAATTGGACGGGAAACTCGCCGGGGACAGGTTTTTTCCTTTATACAAGCCGTTGGGTTTGGAATCGTCTTACTGGGCTTTAGTCGGGGCGATCGCCCGAGAAAAGCCGCCCGTCGATCTGCGTGCTCCCTCGAAAGACTCTCCGACCCCCCAGTTCGATCCCAAAGTGGCGGCGGCGATCGGCGATTTGTCCGTGCGCCGTCTCGATGCGGAATTTGCCCGCCGGATTCCCCTGCGGATTTTGGTGGCGGAAGATAATGCGGTCAACCGCAAAGTGGTTCTCAAGTTATTAGAACGTCTCGGTTACGTGGCGGATGCAGTCGGCGACGGCGTAGAGGCGGTCGAAGCGGTGAAAAAAGACGCTTACGACGCGATTTTAATGGACGTGCAGATGCCGCGCATGAGCGGGATCGAGGCAACTCGAGCGATCGTGCGGGAGTTCGACGCCGATCGCCGTCCCCGGATTATCGCACTCACCGCCGGGGCGATGGAAGGCGATCGCGCCCAATGTCTGGCGGCGGGAATGGACGATTATTTGAGCAAACCCGTTCGCGTGGAAGCTTTACAAACGGCTCTTGAGCGTTTGCTCTTCCCCGTCGTTCAAGATGCCCTCGACGGGACGGTTCCCCCCTCGTCTGCGCCCTCCTCTGCGTCCTCTCCATCGGTCGAGGCGGTTCCCGAGGCGATCGCGCCGTCTTACATTCCGACGGTGGATCTCAAACGGTTGACCCGCCTGCGTTACGAACTCCAAGCCCCTGGGGAACCGGATGTGGTTACGGAATTAATTGAAATGTTTTTAGAAGATACGATTCCCCTGTTAAAAAATATTCGCGAAGCCTTGGAACAAAATAATCCAGAAGCCTTAAAAGAAGCCGCCCATACCCTCAAAGGTAGTAGCGGGAATTTAGGGGCGGTCGCCTTGTCCGGCATGTGTAAAACCATTCAGTTAAAAGCCGCCGAGGGGTATTTAGATGGAATCCAGGAAGATATTACTAACTTAGAAACTGAATTTTTACGAGTCAAAAAAGTTCTAGAAACGCAAAAGATCGAAGGTTGA
- a CDS encoding TM0106 family RecB-like putative nuclease has product MLLTDSVLFDYQRCRRRAFLNLYGDPSDRDPPNDFLLKLQADSRDYQKTVLESQPPYQRPQYPYRDWFAGARSTLTLMERGIEQIYQGVLLVETENGTTLVSCPDLLVKEPGESRFGSWHYIPKDIKFSKRPKREYQVIAAFHAQLLSEIQQCWPDRATLFFRDRDEYTVSLSQYLPQMRRILAECLAILERREEPEVFLARHPCSLCDWLSSCYAIASENQHLSLLPGVTPTRYRQLQQAQITTLETLASTPCDRLAAAFDPATTGNVDPKDIARLLVFQARAAVERCALVKPDSTGLTAAELPVSPVELYFDIEAQPELGLDFLHGVLVVDRRPLDRGDRPKQTFYPFLAENPQEEGTVWNQFLDLVWTYPIAPIFHFCNYEVKAFRQLAKRYGTPSHRWRPVLNRFIDIHERVTRSAVLPVENYALKSIARWVGFEWRDRRASGAQCVFWYDRWLKTGDRAYLDSIAIYNEDDCRATYWVKDWLVEFLQTNNYYS; this is encoded by the coding sequence ATGCTGCTTACTGATTCTGTTCTGTTCGATTACCAACGTTGTCGGCGCCGTGCTTTTCTCAATCTCTATGGCGATCCGAGCGATCGCGATCCCCCAAACGATTTTCTGTTGAAACTGCAAGCAGACAGTCGCGACTATCAAAAAACGGTTTTGGAGTCCCAACCCCCTTACCAACGCCCCCAGTATCCGTACCGCGATTGGTTCGCCGGAGCTCGATCCACCCTGACGTTGATGGAACGGGGAATCGAGCAGATCTATCAAGGGGTGTTACTGGTCGAAACGGAAAACGGCACCACTCTGGTGAGTTGTCCGGATTTGTTAGTGAAAGAACCGGGGGAATCCCGCTTTGGATCGTGGCATTACATCCCCAAAGATATCAAGTTCAGCAAACGCCCCAAACGGGAATATCAAGTGATTGCGGCGTTTCACGCCCAATTGTTATCTGAAATTCAACAATGCTGGCCCGATCGCGCGACCCTGTTTTTCCGCGATCGCGACGAATATACTGTTTCTCTCTCCCAGTATTTGCCCCAAATGCGGCGTATTTTAGCCGAATGTCTGGCCATCTTAGAACGACGGGAGGAACCGGAAGTTTTTCTGGCGCGCCATCCGTGTTCTTTATGCGACTGGTTGAGCAGTTGCTACGCGATCGCCTCGGAAAATCAGCATTTGTCCCTGTTACCCGGTGTCACTCCCACCCGCTACCGCCAACTGCAACAAGCCCAAATTACCACTCTCGAAACCCTCGCCTCGACCCCGTGCGATCGGCTCGCGGCGGCGTTCGATCCGGCGACCACGGGAAATGTAGACCCCAAGGATATAGCGCGTTTGTTGGTCTTTCAGGCGCGCGCCGCCGTGGAAAGGTGCGCCTTGGTCAAACCGGACAGCACCGGGTTGACGGCGGCAGAACTCCCGGTCTCTCCGGTGGAATTATATTTCGATATCGAAGCTCAACCGGAATTGGGGTTAGATTTCTTACACGGCGTTTTAGTGGTAGACCGTCGCCCCCTCGATCGCGGCGATCGCCCCAAACAAACGTTTTATCCCTTTCTCGCCGAAAACCCCCAGGAGGAAGGTACGGTCTGGAACCAGTTTTTAGATTTAGTCTGGACTTATCCGATCGCCCCGATCTTCCACTTTTGCAACTACGAGGTCAAAGCGTTTCGCCAACTCGCCAAGCGGTATGGAACGCCCTCCCATCGCTGGCGTCCCGTTCTCAACCGCTTTATCGATATCCACGAACGCGTCACCCGCAGCGCCGTGCTTCCCGTGGAAAATTACGCCCTCAAATCGATCGCGCGCTGGGTGGGGTTCGAGTGGCGCGATCGCCGCGCCAGTGGCGCCCAATGTGTTTTTTGGTACGATCGCTGGCTCAAAACGGGCGATCGGGCTTATCTCGATTCGATCGCGATCTATAACGAGGATGACTGTCGCGCCACCTATTGGGTGAAAGATTGGTTAGTCGAGTTTTTACAAACGAATAACTATTATTCTTGA
- a CDS encoding esterase-like activity of phytase family protein, giving the protein MTIEFHPPAFARHLWKTIAPRTKARYLYKANLCLLCAAIALSGCDDLPRGRAESQPPAPAAFALLGQASFRTGTEFEGTEIGGLSGITYDSERDLYYAISDDRQAPGFPRFYTLNIDLDPFGVTPVAVTPVTDNNGRPFGEFQVDLEGIARTSDRTLWISSEGDLRFSVSPFLQSFSLSGQAIASLPLPEKFLPDRDRRRGIRHNLAFESLALTPDGRYLFSATENALVQDGPIADTRQGSPSRLLRCDLDTRRCDREYIYLTEAIADEPNPADGFKSNGLVELVALDERRLLSLERSYSAGVGNTIRLFAIDLTAATPIEQIDAIQWPLDPAIVPVEKRLVLDLNSLGIPLDNLEGMTWGPPLPDGRRSLVLVSDNNFNPFQFTQIIVFSVDPDSL; this is encoded by the coding sequence ATGACGATCGAATTTCACCCCCCGGCGTTCGCTCGGCATCTCTGGAAGACGATTGCCCCTCGGACAAAAGCGCGATATTTGTATAAAGCCAATCTCTGTTTATTGTGCGCCGCGATCGCCCTGAGCGGTTGCGACGACCTGCCCCGAGGACGCGCCGAAAGTCAACCCCCCGCCCCCGCCGCGTTCGCCTTGCTCGGACAAGCCTCATTCCGCACGGGGACTGAGTTTGAAGGCACCGAAATCGGCGGCCTGTCCGGCATCACTTACGACAGCGAACGGGATCTTTACTATGCCATCTCCGACGACCGCCAAGCACCGGGATTTCCCCGCTTTTATACCCTCAACATCGACCTCGACCCTTTCGGCGTCACTCCTGTCGCCGTTACTCCCGTAACCGATAACAACGGTCGTCCTTTCGGCGAATTTCAAGTCGATTTGGAAGGAATTGCTCGGACAAGCGACCGCACTTTGTGGATATCTTCCGAAGGAGACCTCCGTTTTTCCGTGTCTCCCTTTCTCCAGTCGTTCTCCCTGTCCGGACAGGCGATCGCCTCGCTTCCCCTTCCCGAAAAGTTTTTACCCGATCGCGATCGTCGTCGAGGAATCCGTCATAATTTAGCCTTTGAAAGTCTCGCACTCACTCCTGACGGTCGCTATCTATTTTCGGCAACGGAAAATGCACTCGTCCAAGACGGACCGATCGCCGATACCCGTCAAGGTTCTCCCTCACGTTTGCTCCGTTGCGATCTCGATACCCGACGTTGCGATCGCGAATATATTTATCTCACCGAGGCGATCGCCGACGAACCCAACCCCGCCGACGGCTTTAAAAGTAATGGTTTAGTCGAATTAGTCGCCTTGGACGAACGCCGCCTGTTGAGTTTGGAACGGTCTTATTCCGCAGGGGTTGGCAATACCATTCGCTTATTTGCGATCGATTTAACGGCGGCGACCCCAATCGAACAAATCGACGCCATTCAATGGCCCCTGGATCCGGCGATCGTCCCCGTCGAAAAACGTCTTGTTTTAGATTTAAACAGCTTGGGAATTCCCTTAGATAATCTCGAAGGGATGACCTGGGGACCACCCTTACCCGACGGACGGCGATCGCTCGTGTTAGTTTCCGACAATAACTTCAATCCCTTTCAATTTACCCAAATCATCGTGTTTTCCGTCGATCCGGATTCACTGTAA
- the mutL gene encoding DNA mismatch repair endonuclease MutL, whose amino-acid sequence MASSIQYLPREVVYTIAAGEVIDSIAAGLRELIENAIDADATRIVISLWPDRWSLRVVDNGSGMNLENLKLAAAAHTTSKIHHLTDLSQIKTLGFRGEALYSLAHLAKLDIFSRSRDGEAWHIIYDEQGLPVDIEPTAIAPGTIVNVSNLFANWEARRQGLPSMSQQLKAVQLTLQQMALCHPNVTWIVKQNDRQWMTLTSVKSPRERLPQILGNLDLSDLKSEQLHFENGTIDLVLGLPDRAHRRRPDWIKVAVNGRVVRCRELEQTIISSFARTLPRDRYPICFLHLKLPPDRIDWNRHPAKTELYLHDLADWQEQVKQTIAQCLKLNDPSLDPDSQKRTTQLLKVSEEKAAYRIEKKLNSSPEQQQNIAEQPALIPLRAVAQVNKTYIVGEHENGLWLIEQHIAHERILYEELCDRWQIVPVETPIILNQLTTVQLEQLDRLGLEVTPFGNDLWAIRSVPQLLAEREDCSDALIELSCAGDLQAAQVATACRSAIRNGMTLTVPEMQTILDRWQRTRHPHTCPHGRPIYLALEESSLARFFRRQWVIGKSHGI is encoded by the coding sequence ATGGCATCTTCTATTCAATATTTACCTAGGGAAGTTGTCTATACGATCGCGGCTGGAGAAGTCATTGATTCGATCGCCGCAGGTCTTCGAGAACTTATAGAAAATGCTATTGATGCTGATGCTACTCGCATCGTGATTTCACTGTGGCCCGATCGCTGGAGCCTGAGAGTCGTCGATAACGGCAGTGGGATGAATTTAGAGAATTTAAAATTAGCGGCTGCCGCTCATACGACCAGCAAAATTCACCATTTAACAGATTTGTCCCAAATTAAAACCTTGGGCTTTCGGGGTGAAGCGCTTTACAGTTTAGCGCATTTGGCAAAATTAGATATTTTCAGTCGATCGCGGGATGGGGAAGCGTGGCATATCATTTACGACGAGCAAGGATTACCCGTAGACATCGAACCGACAGCGATCGCCCCCGGTACAATTGTTAACGTTTCTAATTTATTTGCCAATTGGGAAGCGCGGCGTCAGGGGCTACCTTCAATGTCTCAACAATTAAAAGCCGTACAGTTAACCCTTCAACAAATGGCCTTGTGTCACCCTAACGTGACCTGGATTGTCAAGCAAAACGATCGCCAATGGATGACCCTCACTTCCGTTAAAAGTCCGCGAGAAAGGTTGCCTCAAATTTTAGGAAATCTCGATCTCAGCGACCTCAAATCCGAACAATTGCACTTTGAAAACGGAACCATCGACCTCGTTTTAGGATTACCCGATCGCGCTCACCGACGGCGACCGGATTGGATCAAAGTCGCCGTTAACGGTCGAGTCGTTCGCTGCCGAGAATTAGAACAAACCATTATTTCAAGCTTTGCCCGTACCTTACCGCGCGATCGCTATCCGATTTGCTTCTTACACCTCAAATTACCCCCAGATCGAATTGATTGGAATCGACATCCTGCTAAAACCGAACTCTACTTGCACGATTTAGCGGATTGGCAAGAACAGGTCAAACAAACCATCGCCCAATGCCTCAAACTCAACGATCCTAGCCTCGATCCGGACAGTCAAAAACGAACGACTCAATTACTCAAAGTTTCCGAAGAAAAAGCAGCGTATCGCATTGAAAAAAAACTGAATTCATCACCAGAACAACAACAAAATATCGCCGAGCAACCCGCTTTAATTCCCTTACGAGCTGTCGCGCAAGTAAATAAAACCTATATCGTTGGCGAACATGAAAATGGTCTTTGGTTAATCGAGCAACATATTGCTCACGAGCGAATTTTGTATGAAGAACTTTGCGATCGCTGGCAAATTGTTCCTGTCGAAACTCCCATTATTCTCAACCAACTCACGACCGTACAACTCGAACAACTCGATCGCTTGGGACTTGAAGTCACGCCGTTTGGCAATGATTTGTGGGCGATTCGATCGGTTCCTCAACTGTTAGCAGAACGAGAGGATTGTAGCGATGCTTTAATCGAACTGAGTTGCGCTGGAGACTTGCAAGCGGCTCAAGTTGCAACCGCCTGCCGGAGTGCAATCCGTAATGGCATGACCTTAACCGTTCCCGAAATGCAAACGATTCTCGATCGCTGGCAACGAACCCGCCATCCCCACACCTGTCCCCACGGACGACCCATTTATTTAGCCTTAGAAGAATCGAGCTTGGCACGTTTTTTCCGCAGACAGTGGGTTATCGGTAAAAGTCACGGAATTTAA
- a CDS encoding M23 family metallopeptidase — MSQRTQFARTPLSIVCQFSLLVQGFAWIPIAGSLDTDFNRAQAQTPSNPIDRLGSDDFVTEPVPSEAADPYSAPAPEPAPEPYAAPAQEQWQAAPEPAPEPYAAPAQEQWQAAPEPAPEPYAAPAQEQWQAAPEPAPEPYAAPVEQYIPAEPIAAPSPGVAPETYPVNPSNTQVSGDYANVYIDPTDYSIGATDQIPASHYAEVEETPSTVVFSENSTGCETVLPPGQVVSGAGCQPTADASGTPYNNRNPASPQNYPIANEQPSAYSAQLSPQGGYAPNPTSTARNSSPVYNQAAPAYGVAAQPAPSQAAPGYNYVPPTPTGEIQPIPVGPVSIKRSGIHLATKASANHFDTRKLARPSGRPGNGDKSMIFPLSIPAPITSLFGWRIHPIFGNSQFHSGTDLGAPMGTPVLAAYTGQVAIADWLGGYGLTVVLEHNDATEETLYAHLSELLVQPGESVKQGQVIGRVGSTGNSTGPHLHFEWRQMTPEGWVTLDPGTQLEYALAQLVRSLEIADAQGSDELARTAETLPNLPSEISGLLSGDRLVSSTAMPEIVVPANLDPVLEQFLATPGVNTEQQTSSLPPSSPAPLSSNRPQSSS; from the coding sequence ATGAGCCAGCGAACTCAATTTGCCCGAACTCCCTTAAGCATCGTCTGTCAGTTTTCCCTACTCGTACAGGGATTTGCTTGGATTCCGATCGCCGGATCCCTCGATACTGACTTCAATCGAGCGCAAGCCCAAACCCCTTCCAATCCCATCGACCGCTTGGGGAGCGATGACTTTGTAACCGAACCTGTACCCTCCGAAGCCGCAGACCCCTACAGCGCTCCCGCTCCCGAACCCGCTCCCGAACCTTATGCCGCTCCGGCACAAGAACAATGGCAAGCGGCTCCCGAACCCGCTCCCGAACCTTATGCCGCTCCGGCACAAGAACAATGGCAAGCGGCTCCCGAACCCGCTCCCGAACCTTATGCCGCTCCGGCACAAGAACAATGGCAAGCGGCTCCCGAACCCGCTCCCGAACCTTATGCCGCTCCGGTAGAACAATATATTCCAGCCGAACCAATTGCGGCTCCCAGCCCCGGCGTTGCTCCAGAAACGTACCCGGTCAATCCATCCAACACGCAAGTATCCGGCGACTACGCCAACGTCTATATCGATCCGACGGACTACAGTATCGGCGCGACTGACCAAATCCCTGCCAGTCACTACGCCGAAGTGGAAGAAACCCCCTCAACCGTAGTTTTCAGCGAAAACTCTACAGGTTGCGAAACGGTTTTACCACCCGGTCAAGTCGTTTCCGGAGCCGGGTGTCAACCCACCGCCGACGCTTCCGGCACTCCTTACAATAATCGGAATCCAGCCAGTCCTCAGAATTATCCCATTGCCAACGAACAGCCCTCAGCCTATTCCGCACAACTGAGTCCCCAAGGCGGTTATGCCCCTAACCCAACCTCGACCGCTCGAAATAGTTCACCGGTTTATAACCAAGCTGCCCCAGCTTATGGTGTAGCAGCTCAACCCGCTCCATCTCAAGCTGCACCGGGTTATAACTATGTCCCGCCAACCCCCACCGGAGAGATCCAACCGATCCCGGTCGGGCCGGTCAGTATTAAGCGCAGTGGGATTCATCTGGCGACTAAAGCTTCTGCCAACCACTTCGATACTCGCAAGCTCGCCCGTCCGTCAGGACGTCCCGGTAATGGGGACAAGAGCATGATTTTCCCTCTGTCGATTCCCGCTCCTATTACTTCATTGTTTGGCTGGCGAATTCATCCGATTTTCGGCAACAGTCAATTTCATTCAGGGACGGACTTGGGGGCACCGATGGGAACGCCCGTTCTGGCGGCTTATACGGGTCAAGTGGCGATCGCCGATTGGTTGGGGGGCTACGGTTTAACGGTCGTTCTCGAACATAACGACGCTACAGAAGAAACCCTCTACGCTCATCTATCCGAATTGCTCGTCCAACCGGGGGAAAGCGTCAAACAGGGTCAGGTTATTGGCAGAGTAGGCAGCACGGGTAATTCTACCGGGCCTCACCTTCATTTTGAATGGAGGCAAATGACACCGGAAGGATGGGTGACACTCGATCCGGGAACCCAGTTAGAATATGCGCTCGCTCAGTTAGTACGGAGTTTGGAAATTGCCGACGCCCAAGGCTCGGATGAGTTAGCACGGACTGCGGAGACACTGCCGAATCTTCCATCGGAGATTTCTGGTCTTTTGAGCGGCGATCGTTTAGTTTCGAGTACGGCCATGCCGGAAATTGTGGTTCCCGCCAACCTCGATCCCGTTCTAGAGCAATTTTTGGCGACTCCTGGCGTCAACACCGAGCAGCAAACATCGTCTTTACCCCCGTCTTCTCCAGCTCCACTGAGCTCCAATCGTCCTCAAAGTTCCTCATAA
- a CDS encoding biotin--[acetyl-CoA-carboxylase] ligase produces the protein MGLDKQALERAIASWSPEDLFGSTLCGYGLESGFSLHIFPDLVSTNQSLWNLIEAGATEGTVVLARRQSGGRGQWGRQWRSPEGGLYLSLALKPDLPISQAQILTLCSAWGIATVLRDRNIPVAIKWPNDLVLDRRKLGGILTETRLDGDRIHTAVVGVGINWTNPVPDHGINLHSFLSKKALPGVASLEQLAALTLQGMTYGYRYFRRYGIEHLLPSYLKLLTHLGRQAIVEGRPGIITGVSPTGQLQVTLSSTASPSEDRSRDRNPSEILLQPGTINLGYENL, from the coding sequence GTGGGATTGGACAAACAAGCATTAGAACGGGCGATCGCCTCTTGGTCTCCAGAGGATCTTTTTGGCTCAACTCTCTGCGGCTATGGGTTGGAATCCGGTTTTTCTCTTCATATTTTCCCCGACTTGGTCTCTACCAATCAAAGCTTGTGGAACTTAATCGAAGCGGGAGCGACAGAAGGAACCGTAGTGCTTGCCCGCCGACAAAGTGGAGGACGCGGCCAGTGGGGACGCCAGTGGCGATCGCCCGAAGGGGGACTTTATTTATCCCTCGCCTTAAAACCCGACCTCCCCATTTCTCAAGCACAGATCCTGACCTTGTGCAGTGCATGGGGAATTGCAACCGTCTTGCGCGATCGCAACATTCCCGTTGCCATTAAATGGCCCAACGATCTCGTCCTCGACCGACGGAAATTAGGTGGTATCCTGACAGAAACTCGTCTGGACGGCGATCGAATTCACACCGCCGTTGTCGGCGTAGGGATCAATTGGACTAACCCCGTCCCAGACCACGGCATCAACCTGCATTCTTTCCTCTCTAAAAAGGCATTACCCGGGGTTGCATCTCTAGAACAGTTAGCAGCTCTAACGCTACAGGGGATGACCTACGGATACCGTTATTTTCGTCGCTACGGCATAGAGCATCTGCTGCCGTCTTATCTCAAGCTGCTAACCCACCTCGGTCGGCAGGCCATCGTAGAAGGTCGTCCCGGCATCATTACCGGAGTCAGTCCCACAGGTCAATTGCAAGTGACCTTATCGTCAACAGCCTCCCCCTCCGAAGATCGATCGCGCGATCGAAACCCTTCTGAAATCCTGCTGCAGCCCGGTACAATCAACCTGGGGTACGAAAATCTCTAG